One stretch of Molothrus aeneus isolate 106 chromosome 2, BPBGC_Maene_1.0, whole genome shotgun sequence DNA includes these proteins:
- the TRMT10C gene encoding tRNA methyltransferase 10 homolog C, whose translation MRSANMLLRRIVRGSVLPFATQHGMKKDLFLLSRTLSLSLCLKQDKSCEPSEKLDLDEWKKVMKSGLQEEVSEMVSEPKELSSLAAARETLEMWRLAGRAVPENMSEEQLKTFMECPSKSAKKKYLKYLHLKELYKKNDKRKMDEKRERRLEAQDQDSKTDETKKSPFVCLWSRTMDKAYNWRAAQSMIFGQPLVFDMSYEKEMSVREVSNTVRQIVMSESSNRRSVDPFHIHFCNFKDDSLYHREFIKNYREAWDKLLITVTDQCYTEIFPKDKLIYLTADSPKVMKAFDHDKIYIVGSMVDKSIKRGVSLARAKRLGLETAALPLDKYLLWSAGAKNLTLDQMMHILLTLKDTGDWKKALEFVPKRKYCDFVNKPVKELKKTLDLISTLKLGKGREKVEKQFAKNYPKSYKLKQK comes from the coding sequence AACTCTGAGTTTATCACTTTGTCTGAAGCAGGACAAGTCATGTGAACCCTCAGAAAAACTGGATTTAGATGAGTGGAAGAAGGTAATGAAATCCGGGTTGCAAGAAGAGGTCAGTGAGATGGTCTCAGAGCCAAAGGAGCTTTCCAGTTTGGCTGCTGCACGTGAGACTTTGGAGATGTGGAGGCTAGCTGGCAGAGCAGTTCCAGAAAATATGAGTGAAGAACAGCTAAAAACCTTTATGGAGTGTCCTTCTAAGTCAGCcaaaaagaagtatttaaaatatttgcatctcAAAGAACTTTACAAGAAAAATGACAAGAGAAAGATGgatgagaaaagagaaaggaggctGGAAGCACAAGATCAAGATTCAAAAACAGACGAGACCAAAAAGAGTCCATTTGTATGTTTATGGTCCCGCACTATGGACAAAGCATACAATTGGAGGGCTGCTCAGTCCATGATCTTTGGCCAGCCTCTAGTATTTGACATGTCTTATGAAAAAGAGATGTCTGTCCGAGAAGTCTCAAACACAGTGAGACAGATAGTAATGAGTGAAAGCAGCAATCGGAGATCTGTGGATCCATTCCACATCCACTTCTGTAACTTCAAAGATGATAGCCTCTATCACAGGGAATTTATCAAGAATTATAGAGAGGCGTGGGACAAACTGCTTATCACAGTGACAGACCAGTGCTACACAGAAATCTTTCCAAAGGATAAGCTCATCTATCTGACAGCCGATTCTCCCAAAGTAATGAAAGCATTTGATCACGATAAGATCTATATTGTTGGGTCAATGGTTGACAAGAGCATAAAAAGAGGAGTCTCTTTAGCACGGGCAAAGCGATTAGGGCTGGAGACTGCAGCCCTTCCACTGGATAAGTATTTGCTGTGGAGTGCTGGTGCCAAAAATCTCACACTGGACCAAATGATGCATATTTTATTAACCTTGAAAGATACAGGTGACTGGAAGAAGGCTCTGGAATTTGTTCCAAAAAGGAAATACTGTGACTTTGTAAACAAGCCTGTAAAGGAATTGAAAAAAACATTAGACCTGATCAGCACACTCAAACTTGGAAAGGGAcgggaaaaagtagaaaagcaattTGCCAAAAACTACCCCAAGAGCTATAAACTAAAGCAAAAGTAG
- the PCNP gene encoding PEST proteolytic signal-containing nuclear protein isoform X1, with the protein MADGRAEGEKAKRPQPAGGPEEEAEKPVKTKTVSSSNGGESSSRSAEKRAANEEAEDFTTKPAPAKMSKFGFSIGSQTTKKASAISIKLGANKPKEPVPTLAPKTLSVAAAFNEDEDSEPEEMPPEAKMRMKNIGRDTPTSAGPNSFNKGKHGFSDNQKLWERNIKSHLGNVHDQENN; encoded by the exons ATGGCGGACGGCAGAGCCGAGGGGGAGAAGGCGAAGCGGCCGCAGCCCGCAGGAG GACCTgaagaagaggcagaaaaaccTGTGAAAACTAAGACTGTTTCTTCCAGTAATGGAGGAGAAAGTTCGAGTCGCAGCGCAGAGAAACGGGCAGCTAATGAAGAAGCTGAAGACTTCACCACAAAGCCTGCTCCTGCCAAAATGTCCAAGTTTGGATTTTCCATAGGCAGTCAGACAACAAAGAAGGCATCTGCAATATCCATCAAACTGGGAGCAAAT AAGCCTAAAGAGCCTGTTCCAACCCTGGCTCCAAAAACCCTTTCTGTAGCAGCAGCTTTCAACGAAGATGAAGAT AGCGAACCCGAGGAGATGCCCCCCGAAGCCAAGATGCGCATGAAGAACATCGGAAG GGATACACCAACCTCAGCAGGACCAAATTCATTCAATAAAGGAAAGCATGGATTTTCTGACAACCAGAAGCTATGGGAACGAAATATAAAATCTCATCTTGGAAATGTCCATGACCAAGAAAATAACTAA
- the PCNP gene encoding PEST proteolytic signal-containing nuclear protein isoform X2, with product MLFEVAAPINLLSKSSSSCNGGESSSRSAEKRAANEEAEDFTTKPAPAKMSKFGFSIGSQTTKKASAISIKLGANKPKEPVPTLAPKTLSVAAAFNEDEDSEPEEMPPEAKMRMKNIGRDTPTSAGPNSFNKGKHGFSDNQKLWERNIKSHLGNVHDQENN from the exons ATGCTTTTTGAGGTTGCTGCTCCCATCAATCTGCTCAGTAAAAGTAGCTCATCTTG TAATGGAGGAGAAAGTTCGAGTCGCAGCGCAGAGAAACGGGCAGCTAATGAAGAAGCTGAAGACTTCACCACAAAGCCTGCTCCTGCCAAAATGTCCAAGTTTGGATTTTCCATAGGCAGTCAGACAACAAAGAAGGCATCTGCAATATCCATCAAACTGGGAGCAAAT AAGCCTAAAGAGCCTGTTCCAACCCTGGCTCCAAAAACCCTTTCTGTAGCAGCAGCTTTCAACGAAGATGAAGAT AGCGAACCCGAGGAGATGCCCCCCGAAGCCAAGATGCGCATGAAGAACATCGGAAG GGATACACCAACCTCAGCAGGACCAAATTCATTCAATAAAGGAAAGCATGGATTTTCTGACAACCAGAAGCTATGGGAACGAAATATAAAATCTCATCTTGGAAATGTCCATGACCAAGAAAATAACTAA